One genomic segment of Helianthus annuus cultivar XRQ/B chromosome 14, HanXRQr2.0-SUNRISE, whole genome shotgun sequence includes these proteins:
- the LOC110942594 gene encoding uncharacterized protein LOC110942594, whose translation MCSSTNITKLSYRFSSFSDPIDIINDEDLAMFYNFAMENIFEIYKLYVVEGFCAGSSSFSPPKKFIVPDLNFCNDEENYDVVNEYQPNPDNSFENCLPSSSITFEPRHVFNNKEDMKLELGKKCLLEHFEFKVDRSSKTRYEVSCLVDDCVWRFRAYSFRDSGVFFVKSFNDKHTCSKTLTYPHVRHANPKVVAHYLKEPLKDSGRIYRCNEIVKDFRQRFQVEITTSQAWREKSLALELLQGTSRDSFAELPFYCYNLERANPGSVTHIKTDDERRFEMVFVTIGAAIRTFICNLRPVVIIDAAHLKGEFKGTLFLAVGMDGNNQILPISYGIGK comes from the exons ATGTGTAGTTCTACAAACATTACAAAGTTATCGTATCGGTTTTCTTCCTTTAGTGATCCAATCGATATAATAAACGATGAAGATCTTGCAATGTTTTATAATTTTGCTatggaaaatatttttgaaatttataaattatatgtCGTTGAAGGGTTTTGTGCTGGGTCATCTAGTTTTTCACCTCCAAAAAAATTTATAGTTCCTGATTTGAATTTCTGTAATGATGAAGAAAATTATGATGTTGTAAACGAGTACCAGCCAAATCCTGATAATTCATTTGAAAATTGTTTGCCATCTTCATCAATTACTTTTGAACCAAGGCACGTATTTAATAACAAAGAAGACATGAAACTTGAGTTGGGAAAAAAATGTTTGTTAGAACACTTTGAGTTTAAAGTAGATAGATCTTCTAAAACTCGGTACGAAGTGTCATGTTTGGTGGACGATTGCGTTTGGCGTTTTCGTGCATACAGTTTTAGGGATAGTGGGGTGTTTTTTGTTAAGAGTTTTAACGATAAACACACGTGCTCGAAGACGCTAACGTACCCACATGTTCGTCATGCAAACCCAAAGGTTGTTGCTCACTATTTAAAAGAACCTTTAAAAGACAGTGGTAGAATATATCGTTGTAATGAAATAGTGAAAGATTTTAGACAAAGATTCCAAGTTGAGATAACCACTAGTCAAGCTTGGCGTGAAAAAAGTCTGGCACTAGAGCTTTTACAAGGAACAAGCAGAGATTCGTTTGCAGAACTACCATTTTACTGTTACAATCTAGAGCGGGCAAATCCTGGTTCTGTCACTCATATCAAGACTGATGACGAGCGTCGGTTTGAAATGGTCTTTGTCACGATTGGTGCTGCG ATTCGTACCTTTATCTGTAATCTAAGACCGGTGGTGATCATTGATGCTGCACACCTAAAGGGTGAATTTAAAGGGACGTTATTTTTAGCAGTCGGGATGGATGGAAACAACCAAATTTTACCAATTTCCTATGGAATAGGAAAATGA
- the LOC110939850 gene encoding cysteine-rich receptor-like protein kinase 2, with protein sequence MAVLVMILVLSLIKSGVSQRNNTENNINTPIRSFCGRNPPINLSSLINNRNSTFTEIRRQLSSNGVFYARAQSLSLGDSVFGLAQCRNYLSTAQCVACLDAGVSELDSCLTGNGAYAFFDNCFVRYANYDNFYNDPNVVEDAGIGPLGICGNQTTSQPATTFTQDVGGMLSDITDATPKTSNFYVASTTQITSNNATVYAFAQCVGNINKGICESCINNAYTSISNCLPSAEATFISVGCFARYSMTPFFNDNQTVDITNFLKGNSSSKVPIIAGAAAGAGLLIILIVSCLLFLRWKKSRTTLEDSPELKGTINYNYKDLQLATNNFSEENILGKGGFGEVFKATLEDNSIVAVKKIQVWDAKAKAREEFENEVKLVSDVHHRNLLRLLGWSSEGSNLLLVLEYMPNGSLDRFLWGARKGTLNWKQRYDIIFGIARGLAHLHNEFHVKIVHRDIKSSNILLDHDFQPKIADFGLARFHPEDQSHISTKFAGTLGYTAPEYALHGILSDKVDTYSFGIVVLEIISGLRCTDMSSDKPSIEDYLLEHAWKLYENRKHVRLIDETLDVNEHEEHVKQIIEIALLCTQSPASKRPVMSEVVSMLPKGLSLGNRQLTRPTFIDHHRRVHIGSPNKHNVSGMPKESDTKLQLQSVEAYDEVHVMEKGMNVQKRA encoded by the exons ATGGCTGTTCTGGTTATGATCCTTGTATTATCCCTGATCAAGTCAGGAGTTTCACAGCGGAACAACACCGAAAACAATATTAACACACCCATCAGATCATTCTGTGGCCGTAATCCACCGATAAATCTATCAAGTTTAATTAACAATCGCAACTCTACCTTTACGGAAATAAGAAGACAATTATCCAGCAACGGTGTGTTTTACGCTAGAGCACAAAGTTTATCCTTGGGGGACTCGGTGTTTGGACTTGCCCAGTGCAGAAACTACCTCTCTACAGCTCAGTGTGTGGCTTGTTTGGATGCAGGTGTGTCTGAACTGGACAGCTGTCTAACCGGAAATGGTGCTTATGCCTTCTTCGATAACTGTTTTGTCAG GTACGCAAACTATGATAACTTCTACAATGATCCAAATGTTGTTGAGGATGCGGGCATCGGTCCACTTGGAATATGTGGCAATCAGACAACATCTCAGCCAGCAACAACTTTTACCCAAGATGTAGGTGGGATGTTATCAGATATAACAGATGCTACTCCAAAAACCAGCAACTTCTATGTAGCATCCACAACTCAAATCACAAGTAATAATGCAACAGTGTATGCATTCGCGCAGTGTGTTGGAAATATTAACAAGGGCATATGCGAAAGCTGCATCAATAATGCATATACTAGTATATCAAATTGTCTTCCTAGCGCAGAAGCTACGTTTATCAGCGTGGGCTGTTTTGCAAGATATTCAATGACTCCATTTTTCAATGATAATCAGACGGTAGATATCACAAATTTCTTAAAAG GCAATTCATCAAGCAAGGTACCAATTATTGCTGGAGCAGCTGCTGGTGCTGGTCTTCTTATTATCCTAATTGTGTCATGCTTATTGTTTCTACGATGGAAGAAGTCTAGGACGACTCTAGAAG ACTCGCCGGAATTGAAGGGGACAATAAATTACAATTACAAAGATCTGCAATTGGCAACCAATAACTTCAGTGAAGAAAATATTTTAGGGAAAGGAGGTTTTGGTGAAGTATTCAAG GCAACTCTTGAAGATAACAGCATTGTGGCAGTTAAGAAAATTCAAGTATGGGATGCTAAAGCAAAAGCGAGAGAAGAATTCGAAAATGAAGTTAAACTCGTAAGTGATGTTCATCATCGAAACCTTCTCCGTCTCCTAGGATGGTCCAGTGAAGGATCTAATCTACTTCTTGTCCTGGAGTACATGCCAAATGGCAGCCTTGACAGATTTCTATGGG GTGCAAGAAAGGGGACTCTGAACTGGAAACAGCGATATGATATCATATTTGGGATAGCAAGGGGTCTAGCTCATCTACACAATGAATTCCATGTCAAAATCGTTCATAGAGATATAAAATCGAGCAATATTCTCCTTGATCATGATTTTCAACCCAAAATAGCGGATTTTGGGTTGGCAAGGTTTCATCCAGAGGATCAAAGTCATATTAGCACAAAGTTTGCCGGGACACT GGGCTACACGGCGCCCGAATATGCACTTCATGGTATTTTATCCGATAAAGTTGACACCTATAGCTTTGGTATCGTTGTTCTTGAAATCATCAGCGGGCTAAGGTGTACGGACATGAGCTCTGATAAACCATCCATAGAAGATTACCTTCTGGAACAT GCTTGGAAGTTGTACGAGAATAGAAAGCATGTCAGGCTCATTGATGAGACATTGGATGTAAACGAACATGAAGAGCATGTGAAACAGATCATTGAGATTGCGTTACTGTGCACTCAGTCACCAGCCTCAAAAAGACCAGTTATGTCAGAAGTTGTTTCCATGCTTCCAAAAGGCCTATCATTGGGAAATAGACAATTAACCCGACCTACTTTCATTGATCATCATAGGCGGGTTCATATAGGATCCCCAAACAAGCATAATGTTTCTGGAATGCCAAAGGAATCAGACACGAAACTGCAGCTGCAAAGTGTAGAAGCATATGACGAAGTACATGTAATGGAGAAGGGGATGAATGTCCAAAAGCGTGCATAA